The Desulfofundulus salinus genome includes the window CGGCAGCCTGTCCCTGGTGGCCGCCAACCTGCCCTATATACCCTCTGACGAAATCAAAAAGCTGATGCCAGATGTGGCCCGCCATGAGCCGCACCTGGCTTTAGACGGCGGCCGTGACGGCCTGGAGCTCTACCGGCGCCTGGTTCCCCAGGCCCGGGAGCTGCTGGCGCCGGGAGGGTACCTGCTCATGGAGATCGACCCCTCCCAGGCTCCCCTCATGTCCCGGCTGCTTCCGGAAGGCGCCTGGCGCTACCGGGTGCGGCGGGACCTGGCCGGCCGGGAGCGGCTGGTGGTAGCACAAAAGAAGGCCGCCGGCCCTATGGAAAGGCCGTCCACGCGGTGAGTACACCAATGAAAACGATTAGCACGCCGCTGGTCACCGTGAGCCAGCGCCAGCTGCGCTGCCCCAGCATGTTCTGAGCCAGGTTGGAAAGCTTCACGAAAAGCAGTCCCACACCCACCAGGGCCAGTGCCCCTCCCAGCCCAAAGGCCAGGACAAGGCTTAACCCCGCCAGGGGGGTGCCGCTGCCGATGGAGAGCAGCATTACCGTCAAAGCCCCCGGACAGGGGACCAGACCGTTTGTGACTCCCACCAGTAACAGCCCCCAGCGGTCCCGGCGTACTCCGGCTCCCACCGGCAGGTATCCCGGCCGGCCGCAGTGGGGGCAGCAGCCACCCCGAGTAAAAAGCAGCCGCAGGCCGATAAAAGCAATGAGCACGCCCGAGATCAGCTGCAGCCACACTTCCAGTTCCTGCCGGGGCATTCCCGCCGTCGCCACGGTGAGCCAGGTGACCCAGCGGGCGCCCATGGCCAGGACCAGCACCACCAGGGTATGGGTGACCGCCGTGATCAGCCCCAATAGCAGTGCATCTACAGCCCGTCCCCGGGAAAGAACCAGGTAGGTCCCCATAATGCCCTTACCGTGTCCCGGTTCCAGGGCATGCAGGAGGCCCAGGCCAAAGGCCGATAAATGGGTAACACCAAAAGTCAAGCCCCTCACCCCGACCGCAAGAATTCCCCGTTTATGCCGCTTATACAACTGCCACAGGACACTACAGCATATTCCCCGGATACCATTTTTTAGAACAGCGGTTCTTGACAAAAGACAGGTTATTTGATTAAATAATAAAAACTAGTACATTGGAATGATTCTGATCTGGGAGGCATACCTATGAAACTGGAGGATGCGCTGCTCAAGCTCAGGGAACAGGGTGTGCGCCTGACACCCCAGCGTCAGGAGGTGTTGCGCGTTTTAATTGAGGATGCAGATAAGGAAGAACACTTCAGCGCCGAGGAAATCTGGCGCCGGGTTCAGAGGCGCTACGCCAGTGTC containing:
- a CDS encoding nickel/cobalt transporter, encoding MRGLTFGVTHLSAFGLGLLHALEPGHGKGIMGTYLVLSRGRAVDALLLGLITAVTHTLVVLVLAMGARWVTWLTVATAGMPRQELEVWLQLISGVLIAFIGLRLLFTRGGCCPHCGRPGYLPVGAGVRRDRWGLLLVGVTNGLVPCPGALTVMLLSIGSGTPLAGLSLVLAFGLGGALALVGVGLLFVKLSNLAQNMLGQRSWRWLTVTSGVLIVFIGVLTAWTAFP